A region from the Rosa rugosa chromosome 6, drRosRugo1.1, whole genome shotgun sequence genome encodes:
- the LOC133715930 gene encoding senescence-specific cysteine protease SAG39-like translates to MEFTNQSKCICLALVLMLGAWSSEATSRSFNDAFAYGRYEQWMARYGRVYNDIKEKEDRFNIFKENEAFIESSNNDGNKLYELSLNQFADLTNEEFIASRNRFKGHECSTKTTTFKYENATVPATMDWRKKGAVTPVKDQGQCGSCWAFSAVGAMEGITQITTGKLISLSEQELVDCDVQGEDQGCSGGLMDDAFQFVIQNHGINIEANYPYTAGDGTCNAKEEAGHAATITGYEDVPANSESALLKAVANQPISVAIDASGSDFQFYSSGVFTGTCGTDLDHGVTAVGYGVSADGTKYWLVKNSWDAQWGEEGYMRMQRDVAAAGGLCGIAMDASYPTA, encoded by the exons ATGGAGTTCACCAACCAGAGCAAATGTATCTGCTTGGCCTTGGTCCTCATGTTGGGGGCTTGGTCTTCCGAAGCCACTTCTCGTAGTTTCAACGATGCATTTGCTTATGGGAGGTATGAGCAATGGATGGCTCGTTACGGACGTGTGTATAATGATATCAAAGAGAAGGAGGATCGCTTCAACATATTCAAGGAGAATGAGGCATTTATAGAATCTTCCAATAACGATGGAAACAAACTTTACGAGTTGAGTTTGAACCAATTTGCAGACCTTACAAATGAAGAGTTCATTGCCTCAAGAAATCGATTCAAGGGGCACGAATGTTCCACGAAGACCACTACTTTCAAGTACGAAAATGCTACTGTGCCGGCTACAATGGACTGGAGAAAGAAGGGAGCTGTAACTCCCGTCAAGGACCAAGGCCAATGTG GAAGTTGTTGGGCGTTCTCGGCAGTGGGAGCTATGGAAGGAATCACTCAAATTACAACTGGTAAACTAATCTCTTTATCTGAGCAAGAGCTGGTCGACTGTGATGTCCAAGGTGAAGACCAAGGCTGTTCAGGTGGCCTTATGGATGATGCCTTTCAGTTTGTCATTCAAAATCATGGTATTAATATTGAAGCTAATTATCCCTACACGGCTGGCGATGGTACATGCAATGCTAAGGAGGAAGCAGGTCATGCAGCCACGATAACTGGCTACGAAGATGTGCCTGCAAACAGCGAAAGCGCCCTTCTTAAGGCCGTGGCTAATCAGCCTATTTCTGTTGCCATTGATGCTAGTGGATCTGACTTCCAATTCTATTCAAGTGGCGTTTTCACAGGAACATGTGGAACGGATCTAGACCATGGTGTTACCGCCGTTGGTTATGGCGTGAGTGCTGATGGGACTAAGTACTGGTTGGTAAAGAACTCATGGGATGCACAATGGGGTGAAGAAGGTTATATGAGGATGCAGAGAGATGTTGCTGCAGCGGGAGGTCTTTGTGGCATTGCCATGGATGCCTCTTACCCCACTGCATAG
- the LOC133716643 gene encoding uncharacterized protein LOC133716643: MAEERGNTGPVAGHEGDQNEDDNIQDKRRWTDEEDVQLCKSWKIVGQDPAVGTNQKNNDLWMRVRRHFVANWPQSRSASSLQGRWKFLKVELYEWHCALRNLVRYNSDFVEVFVTDLPSISESVVSNTVCEDSSTMLEENDYLGCYRAEAPKSYMTKGWESYIHSEGQKFEGGVVEFRDKLRKYAIEIGFSYEFVRNDKVRVIAQCSKKHSQGCNWLVKAYLCRANGFFMIKRLVNVHTCHGVIRLQKSKMMGSKVVKSIVLDKIRANPNKKPIDIADEIKSDYGLDVAYRTVWYGTELAKTALHGDEAESYAQLLWFSESVMKSNPDSRIVVEFHRETHRFQRMFVSYGAWMKGFQSCRPILFIDATFITNKYKGQIIAASAKDANQGLYPVAYAIVDSENESNWRFFLEVLAEEFAKRPMRRVIFISDRHVGLSLPILDINDGIRVKSMASIASRKQDAHEWLSELCPVIEKKLKDNLEVGRHWRVSRSDTYVYEVHCQKYNSMVLNSYMYSDITICKLIDLSIDISF, encoded by the exons ATGGCCGAAGAAAGGGGAAACACAGGTCCAGTGGCCGGACATGAGGGAGATCAAAATGAAGATGATAATATCCAAGACAAAAGGAGATGgacggatgaggaagatgttcaattgtgcaagtcttggaaaaTTGTTGGGCAAGATCCGGCTGTgggcacaaatcagaaaaacaACGACTTATGGATGCGTGTGAGGCGACACTTTGTCGCAAATTGGCCCCAGAGCCGATCAGCTTCCTCTTTGCAAGGAAGGTGGAAATTTTTGAAGGTTGAACTCTATGAGtggcattgtgcattaag gaatttggttcgttacaattctgattttgttgaagtgtttgtgactgatttgccttctattagtgaaagtgtggtgagtaatacagtgtgtgaggattctagtaccatgcttgaggagaatgattatttggggtgttatagggcagaggcaccgaagagttatatgacgaaaggttgggagagttatattcattctgaaggccaaaagtttgagggtggggttgttgagtttagggataagctgcgtaagtatgctatagaaattggcttttcatatgagtttgttagaaATGACAAGGTTCGTGTTATTGCTCAGTGTTCTAAGAAACATTCTCAAGGCTGCAATTGGCTGGTGAAGGCTTATTTATGTAGGGCTAATGGTTTCTTTATGATTAAAAGGTTGGTTAATGTTCACACTTGTCATGGTGTGATTCGTTTGCAGAAGAGTAAGATgatgggatccaaggttgtcaagtctattgtgcttgataagattcgtgccaatccaaacaaaaagccaattgatatagctgatgagatcaagagtgattatggtttggatgttgcttatcgtacagtttggtatggtacagagttggcaaaaacagccctacatggtgatgaagctgagtcttatgctcagctactttggttcagtgagtctgttatgaagtcaaaccccgactctaggatagtggttgagtttcatcgagaaacacacaggtttcagcgtatgtttgtgagctatggtgcatggatgaagggttttcaatcttgtagacctattcttttcattgatgctacattcatcaccaacaagtacaaggggcagattattgctgcatcggcaaaggatgccaatcaag gcttgtatccagttgcttatgctattgtggattctgaaaatgagagtaattggagattttttcttgaggttttggcTGAAGAGTTTGCAAAACGCCCTATGAGGAGGGTGATATTCATTTCTGATCGTCATGTTGGGCTT AGTCTTCCTATTCTTGATATTAATGATGGCATTAGAGTGAAGTCCATGGCTTCAATTGCTTCTCGGAAGCAGGATGCTCATGAATGGTTGTCTGAGTTGTGCCCAGTGATTGAAAAGAAGCTGAAGGACAATTTGGAAGTCGGAAGGCATTGGAGAGTGAGCAGGTCTGATACCTATGTGTATGAAGTTCACTGCCAGAAGTACAATAGCATG GTTCTTAATAGTTACATGTACAGTGACATAACCATTTGTAAACTAATTGACTTGTCCattgacattagtttttag
- the LOC133716644 gene encoding uncharacterized protein LOC133716644 — protein MKASLPEAEIKRIEQMVAQQKLDDLPEDVLEAIRQMDAAENAQINKEQEGKQLPPEVVDWEESKVYNFMDQDTKRRVQKYWQNAPSGVYFWDGRQYGAQVSRQDLKDMIMDEPIASNCIECYGILLTDQLLEKESQGLDVPTFMNTLCWNSAENLTVYYVHLYLCEPLFQNLARSNYIFFPISHESGFHHTLLIFDKELKNWSHCDSKRPKKSSTGKSFKNVQKMVDMVELWMTAVKEQADDMLEQGCRMKFDEKNSSEEELKMMEVPLTETERESIKWIKNNYKTKMAVTELKDNPQQGEDSLDCGLFVMYTMKKISKKGRVPKKLTKDDILKFRAHVVKSFAESRHSWNSTHEES, from the exons aTGAAGGCCTCACTGCCAGAGGCTGAAATTAAAAGGATAGAACAGATGGTAGCACAACAGAAGTTGGACGATCTACCAGAGGATGTTCTGGAAGCAATAAGACAGATGGACGCTGCAGAAAATGCACAAATCAATAAAGAGCAAGAAGGGAAACAGCTACCTCCTGAGGTCGTAGACTGGGAGGAGAGCAAAGTATACAATTTTATGGACCAGGACACAAAGAGGAGAGTCCAGAAATACTggcaaaatgcaccatcagg AGTATACTTCTGGGATGGAAGACAGTATGGAGCACAAGTTTCAAGACAGGATTTAAAAGACATGATCATGGACGAACCGATAGCAAGCAATTGCATCGAATGTTATGGAATTCTCTTGACTGATCAGCTGTTGGAGAAAGAATCACAAGGCTTGGATGTCCCAACTTTTATGAATACCTTGTGCTGG aattctgcagaaaatttgacGGTGTATTATGTACATCTGTACCTATGCGAACCACTGTTCCAGAATCTGGCAAGATCCAACTATATATTCTTCCCAATCTCACATGAATCAGGATTTCATCATACACTGCTCATTTTTGACAAGGAATTAAAGAACTGGTCCCACTGTGATTCAAAAAGACCGAAAAAATCATCAACtggaaaatcctttaaaaatgtACAAAAAATG GTTGACATGGTAGAACTTTGGATGACAGCAGTAAAAGAACAAGCCGATGACATGCTGGAACAGGGATGCagaatgaaatttgatgaaaagaacagttcagaagaagaactgaaaatgATGGAAGTTCCATTGACTGAAACCGAGAGAGAAAGCATAAAGTGGATCAAGAATAACTATAAAACAAAAATGGCAGTGACAGAACTCAAAGACAACCCTCAGCAAGGAGAAGATTC ATTGGATTGCGGACTTTTTGTAATGTACACAATGAAGAAAATTTCGAAAAAAGGGAGAGTTCCAAAGAAGCTCACAAAGGATGATATTTTGAAGTTTAGAGCTCATGTTGTAAAGTCATTTGCAGAAAGTAGGCACAGCTGGAACTCAACACATGAAGAATCGTAG
- the LOC133713723 gene encoding COP9 signalosome complex subunit 1, giving the protein MDADDETSGPMIDDEIYANGDGGEDEKRNRPIISGEPLDVEAYASLYSGRTKISRLLFIADHSRGNEAVELEALRMAYDEIKKGENTQWLRDVAQRIDGRLGPEYQMDLAWCESVDRRAEQKREKLENELNAYRTNLIKESIRMGYNDFGDFHYSHGQLGDAFKNYVRTRDYCTTSKHIVHMCMCSILVSIEMGQFTHVASYVSKAEQTPEALDTITVAKLRCAAGLALLEAKKYKLAARKFLETGHELGNHYNEVIAPQDIATYGGLCALASFDRTELKNKVIDNLNFRNFLELVPEIREIINDFYSSRYASCLDYLENLKANLLLDIHLHDHLETLYDQIRNKALIQYTHPFVSVDLNMMANAFKTDVAGLEKELEALITDNQVQARIDSHNKILYARHADQRNATFQRALQTGNEFDRDVKSMLLRVNLIKHEINLKQSKKS; this is encoded by the exons ATGGACGCCGACGACGAGACCTCGGGGCCGATGATCGACGACGAGATCTACGCCAACGGCGACGGGGGGGAAGACGAGAAGCGCAACCGTCCCATCATCTCCGGCGAGCCGCTGGACGTGGAGGCCTACGCGAGCCTCTACAGCGGGCGCACTAAGATCTCGCGGCTGCTGTTCATCGCCGACCACAGCCGGGGCAACGAGGCGGTGGAGCTGGAGGCGCTGCGGATGGCCTACGACGAAATCAAGAAGGGCGAGAACACGCAGTGGTTAAGAGACGTGGCGCAGAGGATCGATGGGAGGTTGGGGCCGGAGTATCAGATGGACTTGGCTTGGTGCGAGTCTGTGGATAGGAGAGCCGAGCAGAAAAGGGAGAAGCTTGAGAACGAGCTCAATGCTTACAGG ACAAATCTGATCAAAGAAAGCATAAGAATGGGCTACAATGATTTTGGAGATTTTCATTATTCTCATGGGCAACTGGGGGATGCTTTTAAGAACTATGTTCGTACTCGTGATTATTGTACTACATCAAAGCATATTGTTCATATGTGCATGTGTTCCATTCTGGTCAGCATAGAGATGGGTCAATTTACTCATGTCGCAAGCTATGTTAGCAAAGCAGAACAAACACCAGAAGCTCTGGACACAATTACTGTTGCAAAACTTCGCTGTGCTGCTGGATTGGCTCTCTTGGAAGCTAAGAAATACAAGCTTGCTGCTCGTAAG TTCTTGGAAACTGGGCATGAGTTAGGAAACCACTACAATGAAGTCATTGCACCTCAAGATATTGCAACGTATGGTGGGCTTTGTGCACTTGCAAGTTTTGACCGAACGGAGCTGAAG AACAAAGTTATAGACAACCTgaatttccggaactttttaGAATTGGTGCCTGAAATAAGGGAGATCATCAATGATTTCTACTCGAG CCGTTATGCTTCATGCTTGGACTACCTTGAGAATCTCAAAGCTAACTTGTTGCTGGACATCCATTTGCATGACCACCTTGAAACACTCTATGACCAGATCCGCAACAAGGCCCTTATACAGTACACACACCCCTTTGTGTCTGTAGATCTAAACATGATGGCCAATGCTTTCAAAACTGATGTTGCTGGGCTGGAGAAAGAACTTGAAGCTTTGATCACCGACAACCAAGTTCAG GCTCGTATAGACTCTCACAACAAAATTCTATATGCACGGCATGCGGATCAAAGGAATGCAACTTTCCAGCGGGCCCTACAGACAGGGAATGAGTTTGATCGGGATGTGAAGTCAATGCTGCTCAGGGTAAATCTTATCAAGCACGAAATCAATCTTAAGCAATCAAAGAAGTCCTGA
- the LOC133713722 gene encoding probable pectin methyltransferase QUA3: MGHLNLPASKRIPRNWRLLDLVSAAFFGIVILFFLLVFTPLGDSMAASGRQALLLSTNADPKQRHRLVALVEQGQHQQPIDACPAHAVDHMPCEDPRRNSQLSREMNFYRERHCPPPEETPLCLIPPPDGYKIPVPWPQSLEKIWHSNMPHNKIAERKGHQGWMMLDGPHFIFPGGGTMFPDGAIQYIEKLGQYIPISDGVLRTALDMGCGVASFGGYLLSKDIIAMSFAPRDSHKSQIQFALERGIPAFSLMLGTRRLPFPAFSFDLVHCSRCLIPFTAYNATYFLEVDRVLRPRGYLVISGPPVQWANQDKEWADLQGVARALCYELIAVDGNTAVWKKPAGDSCLPNQNEYGLELCDESDAANDAWYVKLKKCMSRTSSVKGEYAVGMIPKWPARLTKPPARATLLRNGVDVFEADTRRWARRVAYYKNSLHLKLGTSAVRNIMDMNALFGGFAAALISDPVWVMNVVPSRKPSTLSVIYDRGLIGLYHDWCEPFSTYPRSYDFIHVTGIESLIKHPSTGKNRCNLVDLLVEMDRFLRPEGTVVIRDSPEVIDKIGRIAHNVRWTASIHEKEPESHGREKVLVATKNFWKLPSASN; encoded by the exons ATGGGCCACCTGAACCTGCCCGCATCGAAGCGGATCCCTCGGAACTGGCGCCTCCTGGACCTGGTCTCGGCGGCCTTCTTCGGCATAGtgattctcttcttcctcctcgtcTTCACCCCCTTGGGCGACTCCATGGCCGCCTCCGGTCGCCAGGCGCTGCTGCTCTCCACCAACGCCGATCCGAAGCAACGACACCGTTTGGTGGCGCTGGTGGAGCAAGGCCAGCACCAGCAGCCCATCGACGCCTGCCCCGCCCACGCCGTCGACCACATGCCCTGCGAGGACCCCAGGCGCAACAGCCAGCTCAGCAGAGAGATGAACTTTTACAGAGAGCGGCATTGCCCTCCGCCGGAGGAGACCCCTCTCTGCTTGATCCCGCCCCCCGACGGGTACAAGATTCCGGTGCCCTGGCCTCAAAGCTTGGAAAAG ATATGGCACAGCAACATGCCACACAACAAAATTGCAGAGAGGAAAGGTCATCAGGGATGGATGATGTTGGATGGCCCGCACTTCATTTTCCCTGGTGGCGGCACCATGTTCCCTGATGGAGCTATACAATATATCGAAAAACTTGGACAGTACATCCCTATCAGTGATGGAGTTCTGCGGACTGCTCTTGATATGGGTTGTGGG GTTGCTAGTTTTGGTGGGTATCTTCTGTCCAAAGACATTATAGCAATGTCATTTGCTCCAAGAGACTCGCACAAATCACAGATTCAATTTGCCCTAGAAAGAGGAATTCCAGCATTTTCTCTCATGCTTGGCACTCGCAGACTACCTTTTCCTGCTTTCTCATTTGATTTGGTGCATTGCTCTCGGTGTTTGATCCCATTTACTGCGTACA ATGCCACATATTTCCTCGAAGTGGATCGCGTGCTTCGCCCACGAGGATACCTAGTAATCTCTGGTCCTCCTGTACAGTGGGCTAATCAAGACAAGGAATGGGCAGATCTCCAAGGAGTTGCAAGAGCATTGTGTTATGAGCTAATTGCTGTTGATGGAAACACAGCTGTCTGGAAAAAGCCTGCTGGAGATTCATGCCTCCCCAACCAAAATGAATATGGTCTAGAATTGTGTGACGAATCAGATGCCGCAAATGATGCATG GTACGTCAAGTTAAAGAAATGCATGAGTAGGACATCTTCTGTCAAGGGAGAATATGCTGTTGGGATGATTCCAAAATGGCCAGCAAGGCTGACCAAACCTCCTGCAAGGGCCACACTCTTGAGAAATGGCGTTGATGTGTTTGAGGCTGACACTCGACGATGGGCCAGAAGAGTGGCTTACTATAAGAACTCTCTACACCTGAAGCTTGGAACTTCAGCTGTGCGTAACATCATGGACATGAATGCACTTTTTGGAGGTTTTGCTGCTGCACTGATATCTGACCCTGTGTGGGTGATGAATGTTGTTCCTTCTCGCAAGCCTTCTACTCTGTCTGTAATCTACGACCGAGGTCTCATTGGACTCTACCATGATTG GTGTGAGCCTTTCTCAACGTACCCTCGTTCTTATGATTTCATTCATGTAACCGGCATTGAATCACTCATAAAACATCCAAGTACAGGCAAAAACAG ATGTAACCTTGTGGATTTGTTGGTGGAGATGGATCGATTCTTGCGTCCTGAAGGAACGGTTGTGATTAGAGACTCTCCTGAAGTTATTGATAAAATAGGTCGCATAGCTCATAACGTAAGGTGGACTGCTAGCATACACGAGAAAGAACCAGAATCACATGGGAGAGAGAAAGTTCTTGTTGCGACCAAAAACTTTTGGAAGTTGCCTTCAGCATCCAACTGA